GGTATCTCATTCACCTCATCATTAATCTCCTTGGCATTGAACAAAGCTTTGCCTCCTACCATTGCCATGACAGGTGAGATCACTCTCACAGGCAAGGTTTTGCCCGTGGGTGGTCTCAGGGAGAAGATTTTGGGTGCCAAGAGGTACGGCTGTGACACTATCATATTCCCCAAAGACATAGAGAATGAATTAGAGGAAATTCCCAAGGAGGTTAAGGAAGGCGTGAAGTTTATTCCAGTTCTGTGGTATTCTGAGGTATTTGATGCCATCTTCCCCGATGTTACAAAGGAAGATTGCAACAATgtttggaagaaagagtttgagttgttggacgaaaagaagaagaagaaagacagCAACTAATTTACGTGTTACGTATTTATGATATCTACACGATTAGCATTCGCAAAGACCGTCGCACTAGACTGCGAAGGGATTAAATGTCTGTGATCACTAAACACGAACTCAATTGTATATATCCGTTTGTACAGATAGTGAATGACGATATTCGTATCGCTAGTGAGATTGCTTGAGATTGTCGAAGAAGTCTCGAACTTTATCCTCTGTGACAACCTTGTTCTTATCGACAAAATCTTGGAAAAAATCACGTAGTCTGGATCTCATCAATTCATAAGCATGTAAACCCTCGATTGCCTGTTGTCCTGGCAACGTCTGAAGAGCCTCTGTACCCATTTCAAATAAGGAACCAGTTGAGGAGCCCACATCAGAATCCTCGTCAGGCAGGTAAATTGAATCTTCCCCACTCAAGAATTCGAAACTTCTTAAAAGAGCTCCAACGGGGGAGTCGGGGGAAACAGAGTCCTtaagcttcttcaattcgAGCTTGAAATTGTGGCGAAGAAACAATGTATAAGGTTGTctatttttcttttcagtTTTGATCTTTTTAGCTTGAGGCTCACCAGTAAGGTACGCGTCGTAGCGTGCTTTCCATTCATGAGCGGAGTCAACCCCCTCAAATTGCGGTAGCTTTGCTGCGACAATCTGTGAATTATTTGATATTTCGTCAAATGCATCAGGAAATGCTTCAATACATCCCAGGCAAATGAATTCGGAAAATGAGTCTAGTGCAGGGAAATATGGAAcgacatcatcatcgtctgAGTCCGCGTCTTCATGGTCAGATGCTTCGGTTCGAGGAGAGTCCTTTTTCAGCGTTGACTCATCGGTCTTAGTGCcctgctcttcttcatttaTGATGTCTTTCGAATCGAGTGGTGCATCTAATCCCGAGGAGAGATTCAGTGACGAGGTAATCTCATTGCGGGGCACCAGCTTGTCGTTGCTAAATATACCCGGTTTGTAGCCTAAAATGCAATCTTGATGGAACCAATCCTCGCCGCAATACTCTCCGAAATAGCATTGGTGCATGGTTCTTGTTTCCTTTACGGGGTTATATAGTTCGTTGCATGAACAAAAGCGACCCTCGAAGTTGTGATTGTACTTATTGCTCGAGCTGGGTACATCTTCTGCCGGCAGTTTCTGGGACGATAGGCTGTGAAAATGGGTAGAAGATAAGCCGGCTCGAAGTTTTGGAATTTCTTGTCTCAGCAGCTGGTGAGGGCTACTTGGCAGTCGTTGTATGTGTTGGTGTCCATCTCCTTCATGCTGGCGGTTAGATTGCTCGCTGCCCTGATCTCCTGGACGATACTTCTTAGCGTCCTCTTTAGCCTGCTTTATCCTTAACTCACAAGCATGGCCATTCTTCATTCTTGTTGTTCCACAATCGCACACAAATGACCGTTTGGGAAGTAGCTCCACCAATTCATGGGTACTGTGACATTGTATCAGACACAGGTAGCACACGCCGATTGGGGTGTTGTCGTTGGCTCTCAGGCAAGTGAGACAGGTAAACACGAGCTGTCTTAGCGGCTGAGGATAAGTGCACCTGTCGGGCTCATAGGGAAGCGTTTCTCTAGCCTCCTTTTCGAGTTGAAGCTGCTGCTCAAGGTAGTCCACTGCGGTCACTGCAGTCATGGCTTCTTGCAAGATGGGGAATTGAAGTTGTAAATCAGGGTTCTGATATGGCCGACGGAGTGCAGACAGTACACAAGTGCACAGGAGAGCACGTAGGATAAGAATAGATAAAGCGATGCTGAATATGATGTGGGATAAGAACTTTCAATGCCAATGACTCAACTGAACTTGGCCTGggctctttttccttcttgtttttctttttttttttggttttttctCTCTAGCTCTTGTGACTTTGTGAGGGGTTCTTTCTGTCAGGGACGGCAGACAAGTGCATAGAAtgttggctgcgaaaagaggGAGTAGAAGAAGGAAAGTTCAGTAAAGGTGTACTGAGTGACTCATGGATTTATGAAATATACTCATCCAATGAGTGAGGTAGGTAAGACGTTATGCTGTGATTATTGTGCCATACTCCTTCTTCTAAGTAAGAGCTTTTGGTAGCTATTTGTAGTGAAAGCTTGGAATCAACAGCTACTGCGAATGAGCCTCAGACACACCGATTAAAAGCTTCGGGCACCTCAGGGATATGTCTCAAGAGAGTTTcaataaaaaaattttaATCAATTCTCCAGCAAAGTGTTATAAGAGTTTTTATTCTGAAGATTTTGATTGTGATTTAATCGTTAGGGTTTAATATGCTTCACTTTCGCATGATTAAGGCAAAATTCTCAGGCTGTTTTAAAAGGGTGGAAGAAGTAAAATAcctcaaaacaaaaatgtAATAAACAAAATccaaaaaattgaaataATGACCTTATATGCTGATCAAACCACCATCCTTCGTCACTACATGGCATTGCTGAGAGTCACCATCAGCGACCTTATGATATAAGCTTCTTTGCTGAACTGGCATCACTTCAAATTTtgacttttctttttctccgACGAATACGTTGATTGAAGGTCGCTAAGGTCAAGAATCTTTACATCCCTTCCTCAGCTTTAAACTCATACAAAACTATATAGCAAAACCACACCTCAAATCTGCGTAAGTTCCGAGCGTCCATATAGCATGGTACACAGATGAGcacttgatgaagatagAATTTGGCAGAAGAACCTCCAGTCAACGTGGCTATGATCTCGTTCCAAGTTTCTTTTCACTCATGAAATCTAAACATCGTAAGAATCATTACTTTTATGAGACCACGATCCTATTTGATGTACCAGCCATACACtttattttgcaacttccTGTCTCTAATACATACGATCTTCCCAACTCACTCATGCCTTTGACAGCTCAATCGATAGGTGAAAGATTATCCAGTATTTTTCCCCACTTGAAGAGTCTCCATGAATCACAAAGATTGCATCTTCTCGTCGTTCTGCCTGCTTCACTTATCTCTTCGCAATGGTATCGTCTTGTGTCGCGTCGCGTCttgacaaaaaaagttaaATTACGCGCGTCTGCGCACCTCATTTATCACTCTTTTTCCACTCACTACACCTCCAACTTTTCCACACCCCTTACTCTTTCTCCACAAATGTCCAGcccaagaaagagacaagCCGATGACGAAGATTCGGCTTCTGAGAGATCACCTCCCTCGTTGGCCTCGTCGCCACAATTGCCTCCTTCATCGCCAGCGATTCCCtttgaggatgaagaggaagagatcCACAATGATATTACCGACTTGAACCCTtctgacgaagaagaaggcgagGATTTAATGGAGAACTTGCAAAATGACTACCGCAAAAATGAGGCCCAAGACCACTATAACTTGGGAGATGGCAATATCGACGATGAGGAGTACGAAGAGTTGGACGCTGCcgaaagaagaagaattgacGAGCAATTGAATCGCCGTGACGAGTTGCTTGGCATGAACAAAGATACACGCGCGAGAAGTCAAGCGTTTCtcgatgacgatgatgatgagggAGAGGCCGACGTCAACGAATACGGCTTGCCTatccaaagaagaagacgtaGAAGACAGTATGACGACCAAGATGACTTCTTGAATGATGTGGACATTGACCCTTTCCAGGAAGAGTTGTCCCTTGAGTCATTGGCGGATGTCAAGGCGCCCTCCATCACAGagtggattttgcagcctgCGGTCTCGCGTTCGATTGCAAGAGAGTTGAAGTCTTTCCTTTTGGAATACACCGACGAGAGGGGCCGTTCCGTGTATGGTGCTCGTATTCGTACTTTGGGTGAGGTCAATGCCGAGTCCTTGGATGTTTCTTATAACCACTTGGCAGACTCGAAGGCCATTTTGGCgctcttcttggccacttctccaacagaaatgttgaagatcttcgaTATCGTGGCTATTGAAGCTACTGAGTTGCACTACCCTAACTACTCCCAAATTCACTCAGAGATTCACGTAAGAATCTCAAACTTTCCCAACGCTTTGTCATTGAGAGATCTTCGGGAGAAGAACTTAAATCAGCTCGTGAAGATCTCAGGAGTggtgacaagaagaaccGGTGTTTTCCCACAACTCAAATACGTCAAGTTCAACTGTCTCAAGTGCGGTCAGCTCCTTGGTCCTTACATTCAAGACTCCAAGCAAGAAGTGAAAGTGAACTTCTGTACCAACTGCAGTAGTAAAGGTCCCTTCAAGATGAATTCTGAAAAGACTATATACAATAACTACCAGAGAATCACATTGCAAGAAGCACCTGGCACCGTTCCTGCTGGTCGTTTGCCACGTCACAGAGaggtgattttggtggCAGACTTGGTTGATATTGCCAAACCTGGTGAAGAGGTCGAAGTTGTCGGTATCTACAAGAACAATTACGATGGTGGCCTCAACGCTAAGAATGGCTTCCCCGTTTTTGCTACGATTGTCGAAGCAAATTCAATAAAGAGAAAGGAGACAAGCACCTCATTGAACAACGACAGTGgcgcttcttcttgggtagaagaagacgagAGAGAGTTCCGCAGACTTTCTCGTGAGAGAGGTATCATAGACAAAATTATTGGCTCGATGGCTCCATCGATTTACGGCCATCGTGACATCAAGACAGCAATTGCTTGTTCGCTATTTGGCGGTGTTGCGAAAGATATCGATGGGAAGCACTCTATCCGTGGTGATATAAATGTTCTTTTATTGGGTGACCCGGGTACGGCAAAGTCCCAGATCTTGAAGTATGCTGAAAAGACGGCTAACAGAGCAGTATTTGCTACCGGACAAGGTGCCTCCGCCGTCGGTTTGACAGCTTCCGTGAGAAAGGATCCAATCACCCGAGAATGGACTTTGGAAGGTGGtgctcttgttcttgctgATAAAGGTACTTGTCTTATCGATGAGTTTGATAAGATGAATGATCAGGACCGTACTTCCATCCACGAAGCCATGGAGCAGCAGTCGATCTCTGTTTCTAAAGCTGGTATTATTACTTCATTGCAAGCTCGTTGTGCAATTATTGCTGCTGCTAACCCTACCGGTGGTAAATACAACTCAACCCTCCCGCTTTCACAGAATGTCAATCTCACGGAGCCAATATTGTCCAGGTTTGACATCCTATGTGTTGTCAGAGATTTGGTTAATCCAGAGCTGGATGAGCGTCTTGCATCCTTCGTCATTGACTCCCATATGCGCTCTCATCCATCTAATGATGAGGATGTCTTAGATGACAATGAGGATGCTATGGATGATGGTATGAGTCGCCGTGAGAAGATCACTCAAAGCAATGAACAGCGAGAAAGTGAAATCTCCCCAATTCCTCAAGAAACATTGGCTAAGTATATCAGGTATGCCAGGGCCAAAGTGTCACCTAAGTTGCATCAAATGGATATGGATAAAGTGGCATTGGTGTACGCTGATTTGAGAAGGGAATCGATCTCGACTGGCTCATTCCCAATTACCGTACGTCACTTGGAAAGTATAATCAGAAT
This region of Candidozyma auris chromosome 6, complete sequence genomic DNA includes:
- the MCM2 gene encoding MCM DNA helicase complex subunit MCM2 — protein: MSSPRKRQADDEDSASERSPPSLASSPQLPPSSPAIPFEDEEEEIHNDITDLNPSDEEEGEDLMENLQNDYRKNEAQDHYNLGDGNIDDEEYEELDAAERRRIDEQLNRRDELLGMNKDTRARSQAFLDDDDDEGEADVNEYGLPIQRRRRRRQYDDQDDFLNDVDIDPFQEELSLESLADVKAPSITEWILQPAVSRSIARELKSFLLEYTDERGRSVYGARIRTLGEVNAESLDVSYNHLADSKAILALFLATSPTEMLKIFDIVAIEATELHYPNYSQIHSEIHVRISNFPNALSLRDLREKNLNQLVKISGVVTRRTGVFPQLKYVKFNCLKCGQLLGPYIQDSKQEVKVNFCTNCSSKGPFKMNSEKTIYNNYQRITLQEAPGTVPAGRLPRHREVILVADLVDIAKPGEEVEVVGIYKNNYDGGLNAKNGFPVFATIVEANSIKRKETSTSLNNDSGASSWVEEDEREFRRLSRERGIIDKIIGSMAPSIYGHRDIKTAIACSLFGGVAKDIDGKHSIRGDINVLLLGDPGTAKSQILKYAEKTANRAVFATGQGASAVGLTASVRKDPITREWTLEGGALVLADKGTCLIDEFDKMNDQDRTSIHEAMEQQSISVSKAGIITSLQARCAIIAAANPTGGKYNSTLPLSQNVNLTEPILSRFDILCVVRDLVNPESDERLASFVIDSHMRSHPSNDEDVLDDNEDAMDDGMSRREKITQSNEQRESEISPIPQETLAKYIRYARAKVSPKLHQMDMDKVALVYADLRRESISTGSFPITVRHLESIIRIAEAFARMRLSDFVSQGDLNRAIKVSIDSFVGAQKITVRRQLQKSFMKYTLPSWR